One genomic region from Spirosoma sp. KCTC 42546 encodes:
- a CDS encoding type VI secretion system Vgr family protein, whose product MAKQVVTHVELEGGKELKNVSGLSIEQDLFGHHTFELSVPFEDLEDANELFFHESHRNVVGKTIQFSFDPLLEEGSFDFKFKGIVTELALKNTSDMSNVFLLKGYGLTILLEDSKLRRTFLQYSLGDIVNQVLNPYPNNLLKRSVDAKSSESLKYVVQYDETNFEFLARLAAEYGEWCFYDGQQLVFGKPDDHKVDFKVDGMQTFAMSLRVMPAKFLYSRYDYMADETYESHSDNQQVSGLGQWGDFTLDESEKMFSQESQLPLPKLVYGQSELDEVAKTQKAMEASRLVDFQGFGENPDVSVGTVISVKGSRITERGTSEENFGSYRVTHVSHSLDSSGNYSNTFRAVPDSVTYPPPNPSFKLPTGKPELARVVDNEDPEKLGRVKVEFMWPGNDKESDWLRVGHPYTGDGEGMLFIPEVDAQVMIGYESNLAEYPFIMTSLYPKNNSVDYTQRDNVQKAIQTRGGNKISLYDKDGEQKIELTNVNKSDTRVLLSFADNGQITIETQGNIKISGKDIEVNATNDIKLAAQNNIELKATNGVKIEGTASVELKGAQIKAEADATAEVKANGQLSLQGAQTSLKGDALVEVKGGVIMLN is encoded by the coding sequence ATGGCCAAGCAGGTCGTAACACACGTAGAGCTTGAAGGAGGCAAAGAACTGAAAAATGTTTCAGGCTTGTCTATCGAACAGGACTTATTCGGCCACCATACGTTTGAACTGTCGGTGCCATTTGAAGATCTGGAAGACGCCAATGAACTGTTTTTTCATGAGTCACACCGAAACGTTGTTGGCAAAACCATTCAGTTCTCGTTTGATCCACTACTCGAAGAAGGCTCCTTCGACTTTAAGTTTAAAGGCATTGTAACTGAGCTGGCGCTGAAAAATACCAGCGACATGTCGAATGTGTTCCTGCTCAAAGGGTATGGACTTACTATCCTGCTGGAAGACAGTAAACTACGCCGAACGTTTCTGCAATATAGTTTGGGCGATATAGTCAATCAGGTACTAAATCCCTATCCCAATAACTTACTCAAGCGGTCAGTTGATGCCAAGTCGTCTGAATCCTTAAAATACGTAGTCCAATACGACGAGACGAACTTCGAGTTTCTGGCGCGGCTGGCTGCCGAATATGGCGAATGGTGTTTCTACGATGGGCAGCAACTGGTATTCGGCAAACCCGATGACCATAAGGTTGACTTCAAAGTAGATGGCATGCAAACCTTTGCCATGAGCCTTCGGGTTATGCCTGCCAAATTTCTCTATAGTCGCTACGATTACATGGCCGATGAGACCTATGAAAGTCACTCGGACAACCAGCAGGTGAGTGGGCTGGGCCAGTGGGGCGATTTTACGCTGGATGAATCGGAGAAAATGTTCAGCCAGGAGTCACAATTGCCCTTGCCCAAGCTCGTGTATGGCCAGAGCGAACTGGATGAAGTTGCCAAGACACAAAAGGCAATGGAAGCCAGTCGTCTCGTTGATTTTCAGGGATTTGGTGAAAATCCGGACGTGTCGGTCGGGACGGTCATCTCCGTAAAAGGCTCTCGCATTACCGAACGGGGTACGTCAGAAGAAAACTTCGGAAGTTACCGGGTTACCCACGTATCCCATTCGCTGGATAGCAGTGGAAATTACTCCAATACGTTCCGGGCCGTGCCGGATTCGGTGACTTACCCGCCACCCAACCCATCATTTAAACTACCTACTGGCAAACCTGAACTGGCCCGAGTTGTTGATAATGAAGACCCAGAAAAGCTAGGCCGTGTGAAAGTTGAATTTATGTGGCCTGGCAACGATAAGGAATCCGACTGGCTACGGGTGGGGCATCCCTACACGGGCGATGGTGAGGGTATGCTGTTTATTCCTGAAGTGGATGCACAGGTCATGATCGGTTATGAGTCAAACCTGGCCGAATACCCCTTCATTATGACCAGCCTATACCCTAAGAATAACAGTGTCGATTATACCCAGCGCGACAATGTTCAGAAGGCTATACAGACCAGAGGTGGCAACAAGATTAGCCTATACGATAAAGACGGCGAGCAAAAAATAGAACTGACCAACGTCAATAAATCCGATACACGCGTCCTGTTATCCTTCGCCGACAATGGCCAGATTACCATTGAAACTCAGGGTAATATTAAAATTTCGGGGAAAGATATTGAGGTGAACGCTACGAATGATATCAAACTCGCAGCTCAAAATAACATCGAGCTAAAAGCCACTAACGGCGTAAAAATTGAAGGAACAGCCAGCGTCGAACTTAAAGGTGCCCAAATCAAAGCCGAAGCCGACGCTACCGCCGAAGTCAAGGCGAACGGTCAACTCTCGCTCCAGGGCGCACAAACCTCGCTCAAAGGTGATGCCTTGGTGGAAGTGAAAGGGGGCGTGATTATGTTGAATTAA
- the tssD gene encoding type VI secretion system tube protein TssD has protein sequence MSFKATLTVEGKSFNVLQCSHVLKQKNERGKVTSGVRGGSITLILDSTDEELFGSWATSSTAKKNGEIVFDRIDQQSALQKLEFEDAYALFYFELMSSENLTDIAAILDVSNDVFTFDLTEKNLYLDRLFSATKTILNFAERTRIGNCILLRLSAAKIKLDGIDHQNT, from the coding sequence ATGTCATTCAAAGCTACCTTAACTGTCGAAGGAAAATCGTTCAATGTATTGCAGTGTTCTCATGTTTTGAAGCAAAAAAATGAACGGGGTAAAGTAACATCCGGGGTGCGGGGTGGTTCAATCACATTGATCTTAGATAGTACTGATGAAGAGTTGTTTGGAAGCTGGGCAACGAGCTCAACGGCCAAAAAAAACGGCGAAATTGTCTTTGATCGAATTGATCAGCAATCGGCTCTCCAGAAACTTGAATTCGAAGATGCCTATGCACTCTTTTATTTTGAGTTAATGTCGTCTGAAAACCTGACGGATATAGCGGCTATTCTTGATGTAAGTAATGACGTATTTACCTTCGATTTGACGGAAAAGAATCTATATCTTGATCGGTTGTTTTCCGCCACAAAAACTATCCTGAATTTTGCTGAACGAACCCGAATAGGCAACTGTATCCTGTTGCGCTTATCAGCAGCAAAAATCAAACTCGATGGTATTGACCATCAAAATACTTAA
- the tssD gene encoding type VI secretion system tube protein TssD, protein MAYEGKLSVDGTDYDINWMLLRVIRDEDKRGVPSSRPEWGMLIALDAMEDSTIKNWMIDPHMQKDGKVTLNRIDEEASYKEIEFKKAYCALYKDEFFSDIDYLNTVIYIIGNEVTFNKATLNV, encoded by the coding sequence ATGGCGTACGAAGGAAAACTTAGTGTAGACGGAACGGACTACGATATCAATTGGATGTTATTGCGCGTGATACGGGATGAAGATAAGCGGGGAGTACCCTCCTCCCGCCCTGAATGGGGAATGCTTATCGCCTTAGATGCGATGGAAGACAGCACGATCAAAAATTGGATGATTGATCCGCACATGCAAAAAGACGGTAAGGTTACACTGAACCGAATTGATGAAGAAGCATCGTACAAAGAGATTGAATTCAAGAAGGCCTACTGTGCACTCTACAAAGATGAGTTTTTCTCAGATATTGACTACCTAAATACGGTCATTTATATAATTGGAAATGAAGTTACCTTTAATAAAGCAACGTTGAACGTATAA